From Stenotrophomonas maltophilia, a single genomic window includes:
- a CDS encoding FAD-dependent oxidoreductase has translation MSRKHAFQFLDLPRTMPQRIPVELRTSGDWGELYGKFGKEDAQYQAGRCLDCGNPYCSWKCPVHNAIPQWLQLVQENRIHEAATLCHSTNPLPEVCGRVCPQDRLCEGSCTLEEFGAVTIGAVEKYIVDTALASGWRPDLGAVQPTGQSVAVIGAGPAGLACADRLARAGITAVVYDRYEQIGGLLQFGIPSFKLDKDVIHRRREVLEGMGVQFRLGVEIGRDVSVQQLLDSHDAVFVGTGAYRYTDGGLDGQDLKGVLPALPFLVQNSRIVGGDDPKGRPIAGWEDTIALPDLNGKRVVVLGGGDTGMDCVRSAVRLGAAKVTCAYRRDEANMPGSAREVANAREEGVRFLFNRQPLSIEAGADDEVIGVTVVETRLGEPDANGRQNAVPIEGSESLLEADVVIIAFGFSPTLPAWLSEHGVEGRSNGRIVAGGKDRLPFQTAHPRLFAGGDAVRGADLVVTAVAEGRDAAASIVRLLAG, from the coding sequence ATGAGCCGCAAGCACGCCTTCCAGTTCCTCGACCTGCCCCGCACCATGCCGCAGCGCATCCCGGTGGAACTGCGCACCTCCGGCGACTGGGGCGAGCTGTACGGCAAGTTCGGCAAGGAAGACGCCCAGTACCAGGCCGGACGCTGCCTGGACTGCGGCAACCCGTACTGCAGCTGGAAGTGCCCGGTGCACAACGCCATCCCGCAGTGGCTGCAGCTGGTGCAGGAAAACCGCATCCACGAGGCGGCCACGCTGTGCCACAGCACCAACCCGCTGCCGGAAGTGTGCGGCCGCGTCTGCCCGCAGGACCGCCTGTGCGAAGGCAGCTGCACGCTGGAGGAATTCGGCGCGGTGACCATCGGTGCGGTGGAGAAGTACATCGTCGATACCGCCCTGGCCAGCGGCTGGCGCCCCGACCTGGGCGCGGTGCAGCCCACCGGCCAGAGTGTTGCGGTGATCGGTGCCGGCCCGGCCGGCCTGGCCTGTGCCGACCGCCTGGCGCGCGCCGGCATCACCGCCGTGGTCTACGACCGCTACGAACAGATCGGCGGCCTGCTGCAGTTCGGCATTCCCAGCTTCAAGCTGGACAAGGACGTGATCCACCGCCGCCGCGAAGTACTGGAAGGCATGGGCGTGCAGTTCCGCCTGGGCGTGGAGATCGGCCGCGATGTCAGTGTGCAGCAGCTGCTGGACAGCCACGATGCGGTGTTCGTCGGCACCGGGGCCTACCGCTACACCGATGGCGGCCTGGACGGCCAGGACCTGAAGGGCGTGCTGCCGGCGCTGCCGTTCCTGGTGCAGAACAGCCGCATCGTCGGCGGCGATGATCCGAAGGGCCGGCCGATTGCCGGCTGGGAGGACACCATCGCCCTGCCCGATCTGAACGGCAAGCGCGTGGTGGTGCTCGGCGGCGGCGATACCGGCATGGACTGCGTGCGCAGCGCGGTGCGGCTGGGCGCGGCCAAGGTCACCTGCGCCTACCGCCGCGACGAGGCCAACATGCCCGGCAGCGCGCGCGAAGTGGCCAACGCGCGCGAGGAGGGCGTGCGTTTCCTGTTCAACCGCCAGCCGCTGTCGATCGAAGCCGGTGCCGATGATGAAGTGATCGGCGTGACCGTGGTCGAGACCCGCCTGGGCGAACCCGATGCCAATGGCCGCCAGAACGCGGTGCCGATCGAGGGCAGCGAATCGCTGCTGGAAGCCGACGTGGTGATCATCGCCTTCGGCTTCTCGCCGACGCTGCCGGCGTGGTTGTCCGAGCACGGCGTGGAAGGCCGGTCGAACGGCCGCATCGTGGCCGGTGGCAAGGACCGCCTGCCGTTCCAGACCGCGCATCCACGCCTGTTCGCCGGCGGCGATGCGGTGCGTGGCGCCGACCTGGTGGTGACCGCCGTGGCCGAAGGCCGCGACGCTGCCGCCAGCATCGTGCGCCTACTGGCGGGCTGA
- a CDS encoding ATP-binding protein, translating into MPAVNVVGFPAAAVMACLLLPATASAARCGSPLRIAWPSDRAPLSANVHGQASGPGADYLALLAAQRPLLPQPLPAVAVVEGRVPGNIQALLGWPRSQLPPGWVASAPFLQLPQVIVRRRDAPPVLGMAALRGRTVASPDPEPLAALLAEQAPGAQLLPPAPLDDALSLLGTGLVDAVIANLGEVEAALRRYRGDPLVIAAPAGFDDALVLATVPDCAGVIDEFEQAVSSLTGARRQAMRAAWLPAVPRSQSSLSALHWLVPASLILLALALVYAFGYWRVHRESERRRVAAQRLQEVTSNLPAVVFQARRSAEGHYSIPQIAGDVHALFGISVETALIDHRRLLAAVHPDDHARLTEAVDAAALAREPIDVLFRTQSPQGWRWVHSHGRPLPRGGGVVEWSGYWMDVSEVQSRTLALAQARGEAEQVALAKTHFLATMSHEIRTPMSTLLGMLERLADSDLDARQQQVLATVGDAARMLRQILDDVLHSQRLQPAPLQLRPTDLAAMLRAVQQLLMPVAASRGLHLRIELDPALQAGLLADGLRLRQILFNLAGNALKFTEHGSVDLQVRVLQHLEDGQRLRLQVSDSGVGISPERQQAVFAAYTQAETSTTRRFGGSGLGLAICRELAASMGAELQLRSRPGEGTTVWMELDLAACERPVEASPPPAATVPALPSAWVLVAEDHPTNLHLLEQRLRGLGLHVHACTDGRKALEAWQAWSFDLVITDCHMPEMDGFTLARAIRADACAARARVPIIALTASVLDRTREACRDAGIEHFLAKPVEAPSLHALLAVLLVPDSARQ; encoded by the coding sequence ATGCCTGCCGTGAACGTCGTTGGGTTTCCCGCCGCTGCCGTCATGGCATGCCTGCTGCTGCCAGCCACTGCCTCTGCCGCACGTTGCGGCTCGCCGCTGCGCATCGCCTGGCCATCCGACCGCGCGCCGTTGTCCGCCAATGTGCATGGACAGGCGAGCGGACCCGGCGCGGACTACCTGGCATTGCTGGCTGCACAGCGCCCGTTGCTGCCGCAGCCGCTGCCGGCCGTCGCGGTGGTCGAGGGCAGGGTGCCCGGCAACATCCAGGCCCTGCTGGGCTGGCCACGTTCGCAGCTGCCCCCGGGCTGGGTGGCCAGTGCCCCCTTCCTGCAGCTGCCGCAGGTGATCGTACGGCGCCGGGATGCGCCGCCGGTGCTGGGAATGGCGGCGCTGCGCGGGCGCACCGTGGCCAGTCCGGACCCCGAGCCGTTGGCCGCGCTGCTGGCCGAACAGGCACCCGGCGCACAGCTGCTTCCCCCGGCACCGCTCGATGACGCGCTCTCGCTGCTGGGCACCGGCCTGGTCGATGCGGTGATCGCCAATCTCGGTGAGGTCGAGGCCGCCCTGCGGCGCTACCGGGGAGATCCACTGGTCATCGCTGCACCGGCCGGCTTCGACGATGCGCTGGTGCTGGCCACGGTACCCGACTGTGCGGGCGTCATCGATGAGTTCGAGCAGGCCGTGTCCAGTTTGACTGGCGCGCGACGCCAGGCAATGCGTGCGGCCTGGTTGCCGGCGGTGCCGCGAAGCCAGTCGTCACTTTCAGCACTGCACTGGCTGGTGCCGGCCTCGCTGATCCTGCTGGCGCTCGCGCTGGTGTACGCGTTCGGCTATTGGCGCGTGCACCGCGAAAGCGAGCGACGCCGCGTGGCCGCCCAGCGGCTGCAGGAGGTGACCTCGAATCTGCCGGCGGTGGTGTTCCAGGCGCGTCGCTCGGCAGAAGGCCACTACAGCATTCCGCAGATCGCAGGGGATGTACATGCGCTGTTCGGGATCAGCGTCGAGACCGCGCTGATCGATCATCGGCGTCTGCTGGCCGCGGTCCACCCCGACGATCATGCGCGGCTCACGGAAGCGGTCGATGCGGCCGCGCTGGCGCGCGAGCCGATCGATGTCCTCTTCCGGACGCAGTCGCCGCAGGGCTGGCGTTGGGTGCATTCGCATGGACGACCGCTGCCGCGTGGTGGCGGCGTCGTCGAGTGGAGTGGTTACTGGATGGATGTCAGCGAAGTGCAGTCGCGCACCCTTGCGCTGGCACAGGCCAGAGGCGAGGCCGAGCAGGTGGCGTTGGCCAAGACCCACTTCCTGGCGACGATGAGCCACGAGATCCGTACGCCGATGAGCACCCTGCTGGGGATGCTGGAACGGTTGGCCGACAGCGACCTGGATGCGCGCCAGCAGCAGGTGCTTGCCACGGTGGGCGATGCGGCGAGGATGCTGCGGCAGATCCTCGACGATGTGCTGCACAGCCAGCGCCTGCAGCCTGCGCCATTGCAGCTGCGGCCGACCGATCTGGCGGCGATGCTGCGGGCAGTGCAGCAGCTGCTGATGCCTGTTGCGGCCAGCCGGGGCCTGCATCTGCGCATCGAACTCGATCCGGCGTTGCAGGCCGGGCTGCTTGCTGATGGCCTGCGCCTGCGCCAGATCCTGTTCAATCTTGCCGGCAACGCGCTGAAGTTCACCGAGCACGGGAGCGTGGACCTGCAGGTGCGGGTGCTGCAGCACTTGGAGGATGGCCAGCGGCTGCGCCTGCAGGTGAGCGACAGCGGTGTGGGCATCAGTCCGGAACGGCAGCAGGCGGTGTTCGCCGCCTACACCCAGGCCGAGACGTCGACGACGCGCCGCTTCGGCGGAAGTGGCCTGGGCCTGGCGATCTGCCGCGAACTGGCGGCGTCGATGGGCGCCGAACTGCAGCTGCGCAGCAGGCCCGGCGAGGGCACGACGGTGTGGATGGAGCTGGACCTGGCGGCCTGCGAGCGGCCTGTGGAGGCATCACCGCCGCCGGCCGCGACGGTGCCGGCGCTGCCGTCCGCCTGGGTGCTGGTGGCCGAAGACCATCCCACCAACCTGCACCTGCTGGAGCAGCGCCTGCGCGGCCTGGGGCTGCATGTGCATGCCTGCACGGATGGTCGCAAGGCTCTCGAGGCCTGGCAGGCGTGGTCGTTCGATCTGGTGATCACCGACTGCCACATGCCTGAGATGGACGGATTCACGCTGGCGCGCGCGATCCGCGCCGATGCCTGTGCAGCCCGTGCGCGGGTTCCGATCATCGCGCTCACCGCCAGCGTGCTGGACAGGACACGCGAGGCCTGCCGCGACGCCGGCATCGAGCATTTCCTGGCCAAGCCGGTGGAAGCGCCGTCGCTGCACGCGCTGCTGGCCGTACTGCTGGTACCGGACTCAGCCCGCCAGTAG